In Lepus europaeus isolate LE1 chromosome 8, mLepTim1.pri, whole genome shotgun sequence, a single genomic region encodes these proteins:
- the LOC133765099 gene encoding permeability factor 2-like: MAPAALPAAPRAPRLLRTALLLLLLLLVAASRRAAGAPALTELRCQCLQTAQGIHLKSIQSVKVMSPGPHCAQTEVIAALKSGQEACLDPAAPMVKKLLQKMLSKSNTS; the protein is encoded by the exons ATGGCCCCCGCCGCGCTCCCCGCCGCGCCCCGCGCTCCCCGGCTCCTGCGGAccgcgctgctgctgctgctgctgctgctggtggccgCCAGCCGGCGCGCAGCAG GGGCGCCCGCGCTCACCGAGCTGCGCTGCCAGTGTCTGCAGACCGCGCAGGGCATTCACCTCAAGAGCATCCAGAGCGTGAAAGTGATGTCGCCGGGCCCACACTGCGCCCAGACCGAAGTCAT aGCCGCGCTCAAGTCCGGGCAGGAAGCTTGTCTCGACCCCGCCGCCCCCATGGTGAAGAAACTCCTGCAGAAGATGCTCAGCAA AAGCAACACCAGCTGA
- the LOC133765100 gene encoding permeability factor 2-like encodes MARTALPAAPRAPRLLRTALLLLLLVVAASRRAAGAPALTELRCQCLQTAQGIHLKSIQSVKVMSPGPHCAQTEVIATLKSGQEACLNPAAPMVKKLLQKMLSKGSSN; translated from the exons ATGGCCCGCACCGCGCTCCCCGCCGCGCCCCGCGCTCCCCGGCTCCTGCGGAccgcgctgctgctgctgctgctggtggtggccGCCAGCCGGCGCGCAGCAG GGGCGCCCGCGCTCACCGAGCTGCGCTGCCAGTGTCTGCAGACCGCGCAGGGCATTCACCTCAAGAGCATCCAGAGCGTGAAAGTGATGTCGCCAGGCCCGCACTGCGCCCAGACCGAAGTCAT aGCCACGCTCAAGTCCGGGCAGGAAGCTTGTCTCAACCCCGCCGCCCCCATGGTGAAGAAACTCCTGCAGAAGATGCTCAGCAA GGGCAGCAGCAACTAA